From the Prochlorococcus sp. MIT 1223 genome, the window TCTGAAATTATATATTAATGAATACCGAACAACATATATATACATTTGAGAATCTAATTTAGGAAATTAAACTCCATATGAAGTAATGTAAGAAATTAAAATAATACATAAAAAGACATTTAAAGGACTTCTAATGGTTAATGACTCTATTTGCAAATCAGCTCTTAAAGCTTCCGGATTAAATACATCTCAGATCTCTAATCTATTAGAAGTTGCTAAATCAGCATCTAAAAAGGGGGGTGACATCCTTCATAAAAATTATGGACAACTAACAAAAATAGAAAACAAAGGAAGAGTTGGCGATCTCGTTACATCAGCAGATTTAGAGGCAGAAAAGGTTGTAATTAATTATTTAAAGAGTGAAACACCAGACATAGCAATATTAGCTGAGGAAAGTGGCAGCATAGGATCTGAAACAAATTTAATGTGGTTTATTGATCCACTTGATGGAACCACTAACTATGCCCACGGATATCCATTCTTCGCTACATCCGTTGGATTATGTTGGAATAACAGACCATTATTAGGAGCAATAACTATTCCTTTTCTAAAAGAAACATACTTTGCCGCACCTGGGGTTGGATCATTTTGCAATAGCGAACAAATTCAAGTATCAAAAACCAAGAAACTTATAGATAGCTTATTAGTAACTGGGTTTGCCTATGATAGACACACTGTAGATGAAAATAATTATGCTGAATTTTGTTGGTTAACCCACAACACAAGAGGGGTGAGAAGAGGAGGTGCTGCAGCTGTTGACCTAGCTTTTATTGCTTCAGGAAGACTAGACGGCTACTGGGAAAGAGGACTTGCAAAATGGGATTTGGCAGCTGGAGTACCTTTAGTAGAATTAGCAGGCGGAGTCGTTTGTAATTATCCAGATGGAAACTTCGATTTAAATTCTGGAAGGATACTGGCTTGTAATACGTCTCTAGAAAAAGAACTTAAAAAAGAACTTAAAAATGTCAAAAGAATTAATCCAGAGACACTTACTGCTTTAGCAAGCAATAACAATTTAAAATAAAATAAAAATGTCTACAAGATTGCAACCAGCTAAAGGAACTAGAGATTTAAACCCTCAAGAAGTGGAAATAAGCCATTTACTAACAAGTAAGTTGTCTAATGTCTTTAAATTATGGGGTTATGAAGAAGTCTCACCACCAATTATTGAAAGATTGGAAACATTAAAAGCGGGAGATGCAATTCAAAGTAAAGACATAATCAAACTTGTAGCAGATGAACAATTAGGATTAATTCCTGAAATGACTGCATCAATATCAAGAGTAGCTTCTACTAGATTTATAAATAGAAGTAGACCATTAAGACTATGGGCAAAAGGTAATGTTTATAAAACCAAGGACCTTAAAGAAGGAGGAGTCCAAATAGAGGAGGAGCAGCAAGCAGGAGTAGAGTTATTTGGACTTAAGTCAATAAATGCAGAGATAGAGTTACTCTCTCTATTACTAGAGTCATTAAAAACACTTGATCTTAAAAATAAGTTTCAACCGACTTTATTAATTGGTCATACAGATTTAATGGAACTAATTCTTGATGATTTCGAAGATGACCTAAGAGAATATATAAAAAGTCTTTTAATAAATATTGATATAGTATCAATTCAGAAACTGAAAATATCAGAGAAACAAAGAATAAAGCTGATGGAAATTCTTAAATGTAGAGGTAATCCATCCTACGTATTAAATATAATTAAAAAAACATATGGGAACGTTCCAATAATTAAGAAATTCAATAGTCTTTTTTCAATTATTGAGCCAATATCAAAGAACTATAATGTAAAAATACAATTTGACCCAACCTTTCACCCACACTTTGAACTTTATAATGGCTTCATGTTTAATCTTGTATGCAAAAGTATAACCAATCAAGTTGTAATTGCTAGGGGTGGTAGGTATGACAAAATTGTAAAACGTTTTTCTGACAATAGCGATCAAGCAGCTGGTGTTGGCTTCAGTATTTCTATAGATAAAATAAGAGAACTACTTAATGAGAGAGATATTAAAAACCAAATAAAGGAAAAGATTCTTATAGCCTACGATTCAACTAATAGAATTGAAAAAGCGCTCAATGTTCAAAAATCACTTCATAACAAAGGGAAAATAGCAATAATAGAATTTGCAGAATGTTCAAATAAACAAGCAGCAATAGAACTACTACAAAAGAGAGATTGCTCTGAACTTAACTGGATAGAATGATCGAAAGCTTAGATATAATATCACTATAAGAAAACAATAGTGCGGACAACACAACAATGAAAAATTCAAAAAAAATATAAGCTGTTAATATAGAAAAAATTTTTTTAATAGATCATGACGGTTTTAGAAGAAGGTCAGATTCAAATACATACTGAGAATATATTCCCAATAATTAAGAAAGCCGTTTACTCAGATCACGAAATTTTTCTAAGGGAACTTGTTAGCAACGGTGTTGATGCAATTAACAAAAGAAGAATGGTTTCTATGGCTGGAGATTGTATAGAAGGAGATATTGGCAAAATAAATATACGTATAGACCGGGAAAATAAAACACTTACATTTAGCGATAATGGAATAGGTATGTCTGCAGACGAAATTAAAAAATATATAAACCAAGTTGCATTTTCAAGTGCAGAAGAATTTCTTGAAAAGTATAAAAATGATCAGGATACTTTTATTGGTCACTTTGGATTGGGATTTTACTCATCATTTATGGTTGCAAAAAATGTGGAGATAATAAGTAAATCTGCTATAGAGGAAAATAACTCAATTAAATGGTCGTGCGAT encodes:
- a CDS encoding ATP phosphoribosyltransferase regulatory subunit; amino-acid sequence: MSTRLQPAKGTRDLNPQEVEISHLLTSKLSNVFKLWGYEEVSPPIIERLETLKAGDAIQSKDIIKLVADEQLGLIPEMTASISRVASTRFINRSRPLRLWAKGNVYKTKDLKEGGVQIEEEQQAGVELFGLKSINAEIELLSLLLESLKTLDLKNKFQPTLLIGHTDLMELILDDFEDDLREYIKSLLINIDIVSIQKLKISEKQRIKLMEILKCRGNPSYVLNIIKKTYGNVPIIKKFNSLFSIIEPISKNYNVKIQFDPTFHPHFELYNGFMFNLVCKSITNQVVIARGGRYDKIVKRFSDNSDQAAGVGFSISIDKIRELLNERDIKNQIKEKILIAYDSTNRIEKALNVQKSLHNKGKIAIIEFAECSNKQAAIELLQKRDCSELNWIE
- a CDS encoding inositol monophosphatase family protein; protein product: MVNDSICKSALKASGLNTSQISNLLEVAKSASKKGGDILHKNYGQLTKIENKGRVGDLVTSADLEAEKVVINYLKSETPDIAILAEESGSIGSETNLMWFIDPLDGTTNYAHGYPFFATSVGLCWNNRPLLGAITIPFLKETYFAAPGVGSFCNSEQIQVSKTKKLIDSLLVTGFAYDRHTVDENNYAEFCWLTHNTRGVRRGGAAAVDLAFIASGRLDGYWERGLAKWDLAAGVPLVELAGGVVCNYPDGNFDLNSGRILACNTSLEKELKKELKNVKRINPETLTALASNNNLK